In Rhopalosiphum padi isolate XX-2018 chromosome 3, ASM2088224v1, whole genome shotgun sequence, the genomic stretch CCAGTTGTGTTGTCCATACAATTAATGCAATATGCATCAGAAAGAGGGCCATCATCTTGCATAAGATTCGTATTAGgatcatttaaaatacttagagCATCAAATGGTTCAGTATCGTATTTATCAACACATACTTGAGCATGCCCATTACAGTAATCTGAGCATGGTACACATTGACCATGGTCTACTGGGTTACCGACATAAAATAGTTTACACCGTTGACATTGTGGCCCTTGAGTGTTGTTTTTGCAACTCAAACATTCTGTTAAGCGATCAGGTCCAGCACAATCAGAATGTCCATTACATTCACATTGTATAGTGCAATTGGAACCAACATAACCAAAACCACAGCGGCAGACATCTGGTTTTATGCATTCACCTCTAACACAGCctgaagataaattaaattcaaaaatatatttattatttacattttaattttgatttatagtaTTGTGTATCTCTCTAAATGCAGTTTAACAATGAATTGTAATCTATTGTAATAATCATTAAAGTATAGTATGTGGTCTATGgtctataaatgttattaaatttagtgattttacattaaataattataaaaatgaaataatctaaataaaataaagtaaaaatattaagtattataattttatcgattaaaaaaaaattaaaaaattaataattaatataattattattcataactacAATTGTGTAATTTAACTATGgatttttcagttaaaaaattcttcaataaaaataaattcctgcaataatataataaataattatatgtcatAAACAACACATAACCAACAAAACTGTTGTTATCTACACTACAACGCTATTGATTTTATGACATAAACACAATAACACtagtagatataaaaatatcatctaTTAGGtgatttgatataataaataatacaattattataaatcataatgatatGTTATAGTAGAACAACATAAATTGGTGGTAGACATATTTGGGAGacaaccataatattttaatgtatttttaaatgatttatttatttttttattaatatattttaatttattaccttgTGTGCAAATTGGAATACATTGGGAATTATCATCAGGTTGATAACCATTGCCACACACACAATGGAATCCATCAGCAAGATCAACACATTCTTCACTTTCTGGATTGCAACTATGATGACCATTCACACATTCATTTTCTGGCGGGCAAGTTATGTAATACCAAGCTAcagaatcatttaaaattaattctttatttaataaagctaCATCTGTAGATAATGAAAGTGCTTCATCTATTCCATAAATGAAATCGTGAGATTCTAATTTATGATAAGCTGCCATTTTTGGTTCAGTATTTAAGTGTTGAAGTAATTCTTGACATGAATGGTTAGGGCCAGAAGCGGGACTCGACATATAACCTTCTGTACATATTccctagaaaaaataaaatatagttaaaaataatagttctgtatttttcaatagaaatatttttaagcaaattgTAATTACTTGTCCAGTTTTGTTCAATACATCTAAAGCACACCATCCACAATGGGTGTGACGGAGACACGTGGAACATTGAGTATAACTAGAACAAGGTTGAGGGCAACGATCTATATTACCACCACTAAGAACAAGTCCACAAACACCTCCAGCACAGTACAGTGGTTGATAACTAGGTGAAATGCACTCATTTAATGTAATTGACCAGCGACATTCATGCCATCCTCCTTCACCACcctataagttaaaataattttaacacaataataatttatttacattaagaatattttacttGAGATGATAAACATGTTTCACAAGATTTGTGCGCAGAACAACGCTCTGGACAAAtagaagaattttttattttgatatttgatcGTTGATTGAGATCTAGACTAGAGCAACTCCAGTCATACAACGACCCACTAGTTGAAATAGTTCCAAATTCAGATGTATGCATTTGcctgaatatgaaaaaaaataaattatgactgATGTAAGATTACTTACAATTTCTAttaagaaattttaataaacacaaaCCTAGTCCATAAACAATTTCCTTGCTGATGACATTTTTCACAATTAGTAGCCATACATTGAACACTTGGACACATTTCTACTTTTGTCACTGTTTTACATTGATTATCACAGCTTGAAGGGTCTTTAACACATTGTCCTTTAGTACCACAATTTGCACACCACGAAcaaacctaaaaataatatattaatattgataataaatctaaagtctttctaaaataaaaaaatgtatttaaaattgtattgctcAACCATACATTTGAGTTTTCATAATGATTATTAGGCCATGTAGCCAAACAATCGGTACATGTTGTGTACTGTTCACAAGATCGACTTGATATCCAGTTTGAATTGCAAGATACTCCATTATTTGTTCGTGATGTACCATTAGTTGAAACACAGGGATTAAAGCCTGGACCAAGATGAGTAAAACAATAACTGACATTTGTTCCTATCACTTGACAAAATGAACATCCAACCAGTGACctaatttaacaaatacataGATAGTTAAAATCTTCATAGTACGAGATTCACATTTTATTCTCTTCATAATagtcaatatacatataaattagttGTATAACAGGGTGttgctaattaatttaattatagaattatttaagtaatagaaacataaaaaaaatgtatacattttttaatatgattaaattaatttaaaatatttatttatctatcaaatataaattatattaaattaatttctgacCTGCATTTATCTCGTTTACCAGACCACAGATTACAAAGGTCATGTGGTAATTGAATCCGTGTAACACGAGATTGTATATCGCCGGCAAAACCACCCAGAATATACATTGATTTTGTTTCTAAGTCTAATGTCATTGCATGAGCATGAGTAGGTGGCGGTGGcaaaccaataataaatatatctgacgaatacaaatatattattttcatttttatttgaattgtacattgtttattgaattaattttacctGGAGTTAATAAACGTATCCACTGGTTACATGCATATGAGTAAGCTATAAGAGTATCATTTGTACTAGGTGGATCAGTCCTTCCGCCAAAAACAAACATATATTCATCTGTTGTAATAGCTGAATGTAAAAATCGTCCCCTTggctaaaaaattgaataaaaactttttagatAGATAttgagaaaaattaataatgtatgtttaataaaaataatattagtttgaaTTATGTTGCATATGTGTAAAAAAGTATTATGTTGAACAatcactttttatattataatttatacaattgcaatttacaatatttaaacaaacaaattacTTACTAGACTATTTTTAGGTGGATTATAATCTTTGAAAATAGGTAAAATAGTCCATATTTGAAATTCATAGTTAAGTGCGAATAATTTATCTGTCATTATTGTTTGATTAACAGAATAAATATATCCACCAAATACATACAAACTATCAGTAGGTCCATGATAAACTGTACTATGAccataaatacctaataatcaaagttttaatttagacacaatatacataggtatacttaacaacaaattaaaatgcataaatcagtaattaattggaaaaaaattatactataaaataattaaataatttaaatgtttttttgtgaAGCTCTTACCAGCTGGTCCATAGCCACTTGTTTTAAGCTTTTTCCAAACCTCTGTTTGCATATCAAACTCCCACACATCTTCAAGGAAGCCCAAATCTGGACTAAAACCTCCAATTAATAAAAGACTTTCTTTATCACCAACTGATCTTAATGTTAGAGTATGGCCAGCCAATGGCGGTGGATCTAATTCTGTCTGAAATATTTAAAGACCgtacaatacattaataaaatataattggaaaATCATGTAAATTATAGTTAGTCAAGTTTTGTACATATGTGAAGAGGATGTTATACCCGCATTTGTTgcctctgtcttactaatgtccatcattttaaagtgagttatagctatataaaatattataactttaaaatattcataactctcTTTAAAATGATAGCATATAACAGTGGcggattttcaaaatttttctgAGGAGggtcctaaaaaataatatgtatttcaaatgtattatttttatttttataaaaataaatgtgttatattatattatgtttatgcagtaaatatactatattcaaaaaaaattataaaaataaatattaaaaactgttttgttgCAGAATAAActgatatcataattattataagttaaggATGAAGACAAAGTTGCTAAATCATACATAGATTTTTTTGTACTAATATCAGCAACATCATTAGGTGAAAGTGGTCTTTTAGTTGATACATTTTCTTTTGAGGTACTAGTTTgattaacatttgaaatttgaataggtaaaaaaaatttataatggtTTGGTTTTTATAAACTCACTATTGCAATACTAAAGAATATCGAGAATTAACGTTACGACGGACGATTTTatctaaactattaaaatacgattgtaaaatattttattatttcagtagATTCTTGATAATCAACCTAGGtacttatatttgaaatatatatatatattatcatgttatacGGTATACCTACTGCAGGGTCAGACTCTGTGtatgcattatttaattatatatgtatatatcagtGTCTGGGGGGTCCAGATCCCatggaccccccccccccccccccgtaaatacgccactggcATATAATATTTCCTAggtaataatcttatttttaaatttgatgtgGGTATAATGTCATCTTAATTAAAAGTATTCCATCTGTTTTTACTTCTTTAGAAATTGCCAaatcataacaattaaaatactgtttgatttaaatatttttaatgtcaaaTTAACTATGAAAATACTCCTAATACTCTCAAACAAAAATCAAGAAATTCACTCTAAGTTTACTACACAAATTGTGtacgtttataaaatagaaattaaatatgtaaattccatttatatatataataaataattacttgtatGCCTATCCATCTTTGatcttttaaactaaatttccaAAAGTCAGATAAAATCTTCATTGAATATTTGGTAGAGCGACCATAAGCAGTTTGAATTTGTGTTAGACCACCATAGACATATATTTCTCTTCGAGAATGTACTATTTCAGCTGCATGGAAATACCGCCCGTTTGGCATATGAGCATCATTTGTACCATCTACTGTgacctttaaataataattatcatattataaataagttaaatgtatttcaaattttttatttatttcagatttgaATCAGTGAAGCTTACTTGCATCCAAGAATTGTTTTTAGAGTCAAACAAACGAATATCATTTAAAGGACCATGTGATAATGAATAACCACCAAACAACCATAGTTGACCGCGCCTTGTAGCAACCACTGAATGCCCAAATCGAGGCAATGTTTGACGCAAGTGATCTAAATTTTCTGATACGTGAGCTGAGTTAAAAAGATCTGTAAATATAAGTGGTTGTCGCAAATGACTAGATATAGGAACTAAAATTGAACAATCTTCTCCTTCATAAATACTTTCACAAATACAACGACCATATtcctgataaataaataaaacaattataaattatactaattcttAGAATTTAACAAAAATCTATTTACATGATCACATTTTCCATGGCCTTTGGCTTGATTACAATCATTTGGACATATTAAGTCTTGACAATTTACTCCAGTACTTCCTTTTTGGCATACACAGCGGTTATGATGACATACTCGGGTTGAGGGGCAGGAGTCCGGGCAGCTAAGCACTTGGTATGTAGCATTAAACCCTTCAGTGGGTTCAGACTGCTTGTAATATACAGTCATCACACctgaatagttaattatttgtttaatacaaaatttaaacttatcaacatcctatataatatgtaagcttACCAGTAACTCCTTCTATGGTTAAAGGATACTGAGAATCTCTAGTGCAAAATACACCAAGAGAATGAGCTGGGTGTGTTCTAGACATAGATACAAAATTTGGAAGACCATCATACACATAAACACTGTTCATACCACATGGGACATTTATATCATTATCGATTGTTAACTGTATCACATAAGATCCACTAAAAACattaacaacaaaattaaatacttagaatattattataattttagaaattattattttatgacaattatttcaaagtattatttatttattttttttttttaataaatagtaaaggATTAGGGAACTTACATTGCAGTTGAATTATTTCGCATATTTTCTGGATCAATTATCCAGAGACATTCTTTTGATGGTGGACCTTCTAAGCGTGTTTCCCAAGCACTAATCTCTACAGATTTTGATCCAAAACCTTGAGGACCCATACCAGATAAAATACCCCTGGCCATACATTGATGATAACAAACATTTCCGCTTCTATAAAATCAAATcactataaaataacttttaaattttaaattaatatataaatagtgtttttaaattatcttgaaccataaatattgttaaatgattgatttaaatctttaaacagatttaataataataattactttggaTCTCCAAAAAATCCTTTCTTGCAAAATTGACAATTATCTCCTTCAGTATAATGTTTACAATAACATTTACCCGAATTAGAATCACAAATACCTAATTGTTCATCGCCATGACCATTACAATCACATTTGTGGCATCCTTCTAGCGATGTTGCATTGCCATAACTTCCAgccctaaaaaataattatttaataaaaatgtgtttgatattttttttaaaaatttattggaCTTACTTGCAATATTCACAAAACTGTCCAGTGGTCCAATCTTGACACTGGTCACATGTACCAGGCCGTTCATTGCATGTTGAATGATTATTACACCCACAGTTAATTGCACAATCAGCTCCAGTCCATCCGAGATCACATTTGCATGTATAATCAGGTGCTCCAATACAATAGCCATTAAGACATTTATGATAACACCtataaattgaattacttttaagtaaaatgtttatgtaatgttttatttttttctttataaaatataatgtagccAGTATTATACAGGTTcgaaatcagtaaaaaaaagttacaaaacATCAAAGGAAAGTATTTATCAATCTACTGATGATTCAGTATAATACCTGCTTGTGAAACTTACGTTCTTGTACATGAATGTTTTCCATCGCCAATAAAACCTCGTTTACACTGACAGCTATATGAACCTTGTGTATTGGTACATTTGGCTTCTTTATGGCAGTCGTGTAGTCCTAGACCACATTCATCAACATCTGGACATTGTGCATATGCCCAACTTGAGTCTTCTTCATAGGTattgttattcattatataGGAACAAGTCCCTGTAAGGTAATACATATACGtaattaaatatccataacatatAAACTGATTGTTAATACACTAATTATAATAGCTTGGATAATTAAATATGGACATACCTATAAATGGTTTACTAAAATCACCTCCAGTACAAATTCCTTGAATTGGGTTACCACTGTCATAACACCATCCACAACCAAGAGTTTTTAGACAACTAGAACAATTCATACTTTTTTCACATGAGGTACATGCTAAGTTAGGTTTATCTATTTGCATCTGTCCTGATCCATAGTAATGAACACTTCTGTCAATCCATTCTCGACATCGTCCAAATTGATATTCCGATGTATATTCGGAAAAATGGAAACATTCCTAAAAATTATaggatgtaattaaaaattgaactaaagataaataaaagtaCTTTACATTTGTTGCTCGGCACCAAACACATCTACCATTGTCCAAGCAATCAGAACATGAGTGTCTATTTGAACATGGGATAGGACATAAATCAACAGATACTACTCCTTCAggtaatctaaataaaattagatagtgatataaataattaaaacaataaattagtcAGTGTAAATTACTTGTTAATCATGATATAAatcttcaataattttaatcaaatcattattaatacaaaaaattctGTGTTAACAAACCTTCCACGTCGTTCACATTTGGCTTCTTGACTCCACCATTCACAATATCCACTTTGAATACAATCAACACAATCTACATGATTAGAACAATTTGGACATAGCTGAGGTGATATAACAAGATACTTCCAttcattaatatcattattattatgacaaaaaatTGAATCTGTTTGATTTCTTGTGGTACAAACTGATTTTAATTCACACCATGCACAATTAGCATCACTAACACATATGAGACAACTTTGATAACCAGCACATATCGAGCTGTCTCTACTATGATATGGTTCAAGATACTCCATTGTAAAAggctatttatattaaaaatacagaattacattaactaattaaaaacaattaataattaataattattataaatacctttgAATTATTATGTCCTTTATTGTGCTGTAATTCTACAATAGCAGTACCAGTGTTCTgagaatatgttatatttttatgagtagTTAAATCTAATAAGTATCGTTCAGGAGCATGAAATGGTTGATCTTCAGTAGACCACGATGAAAGTTGCAAACATTGCCAACCATCAGCTTTCAATGTTATATTGAtttcctaataatttattttagtcaataagaaaagataattaattttagtaatacaaaTTTACTTACTGGTTGGTACATATATGGAGATGTCATTATAAGTCTTGTATTTGTATACCGAGAGCATAATTGTAGTTGGTCTTTATGATTGTCCCACATCTGAGGAAATCGCAAAAATCCAGAAAGCCTTACAATCATTGTACCACCAATTGAGAGATCAGCCCGTGACATTGGTAAATGGGTTGAAACATCAATGATACTAGTATTAACTACTGATacctataacaattattaattattttaaaattttaagtaataatcaaaatgattaatgtatagaaaaattgaatttactaAATCTGGCTGGGAAAAATTTGCAggatgtaaatatttgaaaaaagtcAATCCTGATCTTCTATCTAAAGCTCTGCAATTGTCTGGATAAGCAACTTCTATTCCTCCgccattaaaaatattgttatgtagaCCACATACCTCATAATTATctgtacaaataataacatttttttatgttatataatagtaaatttcaAGTAAAGAATGGAATTTACCATTTTTATGATGACATCGACCATCTTGTATACACCAAACACATCGACCTAATTGCATAATATGAGCAACTGAAGTGGTTGATTGATTATTGTTGAAAGGAGTACTTTCTCCATGAATTAGGCATGAATGACAATCAGTTAATGCAGAACAGATACCCGGGCATCTGGTTGTTTGTAAATTGGTTGTACAATTTATACCCCCATTGCGTCCATAGCAAGTATCGTCAGAAGAACACCACCCGCATTCAGGATTTGCCGTACATTCTTGAAGACCTTTAtgtctaaatattaattttattattaatattattttagagtaaatatttatatttttttaatatttattacctcaAGCACATAAGTTCTAAGTGATAGGAATCATTTCCAGTAGGAACTAACGTTGGTGGTAAAACAAACGCTAATAAATCTGAGTTTATGTTTCCGCGATAACCACCAACAATAAGTAATGTGTTTCCGTTTCGAACATCAGAACCATGTCCAAATACACCAAACGTTTTCTTACGAGTGAACtctgtaatatatgtattaacaattgaaattgtagaaaaaataaagaaacatttCTTCATTAACCTTTTGAAGATAAACCAAGAACATCTCGACTAAGCCATGTGTTACAACCAAGATGATAGAGGTATATTTCATTGTCATAACAAATTTCTTCTTTGGCATGTCTATGTGTATATCCTCCAAAGACAACAATGTAATTtcctaaaattaaaagatttgaTAAAATCTgagatattgttttaatttatttattcattataggTTTAGTAACTCACACAAAgacttacaaatattaaaaatacattcaataaacatttaaatagttaagCTTTAAATAAGACTAAACACATTAATAACAAAGAACATGATAGTGACCAAGCGAATTGAACATCTATTTTGCTTTGATAACTCAAGGGTAGTTGAGTAAtgggttataaataaaaattattttcatcagtTTACTTATTGAAAGTAATTAAatcgataaattttaatatctaaagcTACAAGTAAAAAATCTTAGTAAAAAAACgttgttgaataattttaaaagcattattattgtatgacaAATGTTGACTTACGATTCCtgagattttttataaataatgtggtTATTATTGAGTACTAGGTGTCTAGGTATATTAGTCAGCAAAatgttatatcaaaaaaattataattataattgtaaatatttatttattttaaaacttaaagttccatgtttattttaaactggTAAATCATGTTCCATGTTAAAGTAAGAATTAAGTTAGGTTTGGTATAAAAATGTGGTAGATATAAATATAGGGATGATCAAAAGTTAGAACACTGAATTTTAAAAGAGTATTGAGaaagttaaaattaagattGTCTGTTATtagggttttaaaatttcatgaaatatttcatttcaattatatctttaagtttataattacgTCAACTTGcaaatgaacaatttttaaaagttggtttattgtgtgaaataaagaaaatatgtataataataataataaccaataaggatccaattaataatataagtatgaagTGATAAAttctagggctcggaagttgttgTATTTACGTTTGGACTATTTGATTAGCGAGCTAAAAATCTTTTTCCAGacactacaaaaaaaatatcaaaaatgtatagtgcatatttactatcaatattttctgtgtataatcaatatattatttataatcaacaataacaaaacacgtttaaaacagaaaaaatatttttcaatatttcaaaaagagtgaaattttcaattttaaatatttcaatatatatttcagtatatttaaatttaaaaaaaccctaacagatatttaaacatatataatatacatctattATTCTATATACTACCAAATATGTTACATAGTTCTAAAGAGTGCTTCAAATGGAATTATTAATATGAGTCAGTATACAAACCCATTATGTTTGCTGAGTGAAAAGCTCGTTCATTGGGTACATTTGATGCTGGATATTTAATTTCAGACCAATGCTGtgttggtatattaaaaataaacatacgaTCACTAAGTTTTGAAAACCACGATGCACTTGTGACTATTCCACCATAAATAATGAGAGATTGAGAGCGAATATCATACACCGTCGAATGAGCTGCGACCCGAAAATTTAATTCTTTACCACCTCTTGGTTTAATTTCTTTCCATTGTTCGTTTTCATCATctaaatgaaaagaaaaaaaacatttgattttaaaattagagaataataaaattattatttttatttttacagtattgataatttataaagatatttgaCGTAAAAGTAAATTGACTAACTGTTTAAGTAAATAGCAAAAAAGGGGAAAAGTAGATAACTACCATGCTGGACTAGAGTGCACCTTGatgtatatgttaaattttaatttaacaatttaatatattatgcctatatattttatgtt encodes the following:
- the LOC132923917 gene encoding multiple epidermal growth factor-like domains protein 8; the encoded protein is MGEMSVMFPRELLAIALLLNAVRSNDVPCDKTRTILSQANGIITHGPPGTNYSQNTHCEWLIKANSTNQFITLEFKTLNTECSYDYVFVYDGDSFNSPLLGSYSGKNQPQSILASSGFMLILLFSDTNYALEGFEASYYVSDCPRNCSSHGFCLRNFCVCDNEWGGPDCGTELCPDKCGEPNRGMCKQGRCHCLQNYSGMGCTLNSSDSTGNRWHDLYQGGIHPRAAHSAVYISEVDSLYIFGGYDLNNILGDLVVFRFNTSMWYDRNDNVIDPLHTTVNSIGSATINALMTAKLGDTTIGTNRSKYSSSDNTSRVNEHRRNKTWSAVLHDIFVSLADDSTFLEHQNDNTRHSPFEFPYDENNEHILNEIKEKRLPAPRFGHAATKYNGGFLMYGGKLKKGLSGELWFYNIFTKKWFLRAQHSIVIPPALTRHTLTYVEHTNTVYLVGGSNSKGYFSSKIFSIQLNTDDENEQWKEIKPRGGKELNFRVAAHSTVYDIRSQSLIIYGGIVTSASWFSKLSDRMFIFNIPTQHWSEIKYPASNVPNERAFHSANIMGNYIVVFGGYTHRHAKEEICYDNEIYLYHLGCNTWLSRDVLGLSSKEFTRKKTFGVFGHGSDVRNGNTLLIVGGYRGNINSDLLAFVLPPTLVPTGNDSYHLELMCLRHKGLQECTANPECGWCSSDDTCYGRNGGINCTTNLQTTRCPGICSALTDCHSCLIHGESTPFNNNQSTTSVAHIMQLGRCVWCIQDGRCHHKNDNYEVCGLHNNIFNGGGIEVAYPDNCRALDRRSGLTFFKYLHPANFSQPDLVSVVNTSIIDVSTHLPMSRADLSIGGTMIVRLSGFLRFPQMWDNHKDQLQLCSRYTNTRLIMTSPYMYQPEINITLKADGWQCLQLSSWSTEDQPFHAPERYLLDLTTHKNITYSQNTGTAIVELQHNKGHNNSKPFTMEYLEPYHSRDSSICAGYQSCLICVSDANCAWCELKSVCTTRNQTDSIFCHNNNDINEWKYLVISPQLCPNCSNHVDCVDCIQSGYCEWWSQEAKCERRGRLPEGVVSVDLCPIPCSNRHSCSDCLDNGRCVWCRATNECFHFSEYTSEYQFGRCREWIDRSVHYYGSGQMQIDKPNLACTSCEKSMNCSSCLKTLGCGWCYDSGNPIQGICTGGDFSKPFIGTCSYIMNNNTYEEDSSWAYAQCPDVDECGLGLHDCHKEAKCTNTQGSYSCQCKRGFIGDGKHSCTRTCYHKCLNGYCIGAPDYTCKCDLGWTGADCAINCGCNNHSTCNERPGTCDQCQDWTTGQFCEYCKAGSYGNATSLEGCHKCDCNGHGDEQLGICDSNSGKCYCKHYTEGDNCQFCKKGFFGDPKSGNVCYHQCMARGILSGMGPQGFGSKSVEISAWETRLEGPPSKECLWIIDPENMRNNSTAIGSYVIQLTIDNDINVPCGMNSVYVYDGLPNFVSMSRTHPAHSLGVFCTRDSQYPLTIEGVTGVMTVYYKQSEPTEGFNATYQVLSCPDSCPSTRVCHHNRCVCQKGSTGVNCQDLICPNDCNQAKGHGKCDHEYGRCICESIYEGEDCSILVPISSHLRQPLIFTDLFNSAHVSENLDHLRQTLPRFGHSVVATRRGQLWLFGGYSLSHGPLNDIRLFDSKNNSWMQVTVDGTNDAHMPNGRYFHAAEIVHSRREIYVYGGLTQIQTAYGRSTKYSMKILSDFWKFSLKDQRWIGIQTELDPPPLAGHTLTLRSVGDKESLLLIGGFSPDLGFLEDVWEFDMQTEVWKKLKTSGYGPAGIYGHSTVYHGPTDSLYVFGGYIYSVNQTIMTDKLFALNYEFQIWTILPIFKDYNPPKNSLPRGRFLHSAITTDEYMFVFGGRTDPPSTNDTLIAYSYACNQWIRLLTPDIFIIGLPPPPTHAHAMTLDLETKSMYILGGFAGDIQSRVTRIQLPHDLCNLWSGKRDKCRSLVGCSFCQVIGTNVSYCFTHLGPGFNPCVSTNGTSRTNNGVSCNSNWISSRSCEQYTTCTDCLATWPNNHYENSNVCSWCANCGTKGQCVKDPSSCDNQCKTVTKVEMCPSVQCMATNCEKCHQQGNCLWTRQMHTSEFGTISTSGSLYDWSCSSLDLNQRSNIKIKNSSICPERCSAHKSCETCLSSQGGEGGWHECRWSITLNECISPSYQPLYCAGGVCGLVLSGGNIDRCPQPCSSYTQCSTCLRHTHCGWCALDVLNKTGQGICTEGYMSSPASGPNHSCQELLQHLNTEPKMAAYHKLESHDFIYGIDEALSLSTDVALLNKELILNDSVAWYYITCPPENECVNGHHSCNPESEECVDLADGFHCVCGNGYQPDDNSQCIPICTQGCVRGECIKPDVCRCGFGYVGSNCTIQCECNGHSDCAGPDRLTECLSCKNNTQGPQCQRCKLFYVGNPVDHGQCVPCSDYCNGHAQVCVDKYDTEPFDALSILNDPNTNLMQDDGPLSDAYCINCMDNTTGPTCSGCLSGHFRGSNDNRDPCRPCECHGHGSTCDPVTGEKCDCQNNTESDTNCQSGGVPHHRSLKNTVQLCWMQQCSKCKESYMGTPTDGHQCYKQMSVDLRFCLDAKLLDECKTKPTPLYPGQTSFFVVQPRFMNVDIRITVDITQGAVDFFLTSHEDIFIVTKNKSLNRNVFDFDPRFEWLSEMEMIERVSSNSNSSKGRHLFTYQEHKTKGLSTYVTLKKSMSLLMVKNVNNRLIITLPHDKHDLSATRYYMALLAISSLPAQATHLVPVPTYGTVFFRQDQLHIDLFVFFSVFFSCFFLFLAVCVVGWKAKQAADMRRARRQQVVEMLHMAKRPFAFVAIVLNCCTPQQQTETNSSQVARFGDIRPLAIEPTSDANAAVTTLLIKLPDRGHQSAGTRLALGSTLVLNMLNPRGGYASNAHRHHHHHHHHHHNNAAGPRQRRNAPQ